Proteins encoded by one window of Cannabis sativa cultivar Pink pepper isolate KNU-18-1 chromosome 4, ASM2916894v1, whole genome shotgun sequence:
- the LOC115712988 gene encoding zinc finger CCCH domain-containing protein 44 isoform X1, with the protein MEEREAQASSFYKPSLGDEGGGGARFDQSVRELELKLMNVDQCETIGDLDDSQLVGASNTIVAVSAGTDGLGLGKGGLNEVKLVEKRKRGRPPRGQVKAAAPVRKKKDEEDVCFICFDGGSLVLCDRRGCPKAYHPACIKRDDAFFRSRAKWNCGWHICSTCQKASHYMCYTCTYSLCKGCIKDADYVCVRGNKGFCQTCMRTIMLIEKLNVNKESPQVDFDDKSSWEYLFKVYWVLLKDKLSLNIDELLKAKNPWKAPPLVISNRISSFENYCGNDDKTFASGNSCADLVASNAKRRKFENDLNVAHENCLPVDESGSDIAKPIQAEPNWASKELLEFVAHMRNGDTSLMSQFDVQTLLLEYIKRNKLRDPRQKCQIVCDSRLLNMFGKARVGHFEMLKLLEYHFLIKEDCPVTNAIMKEIVDSVGSQMESDQNCHSQITMNSDKNTKTHSRINDIGLPTKLDAYAAVDMHNINLIYLRRNLLENLVDDAEKFHEKVVGSIVRIRLPSNDQKPDVHRLVRVVGTTKSTKSYNIGTKATDVMLEIINLDKKELVSIDAISNQEFSQDECERLRQSIEFGLNKRFTVSEIQEKAMDLHAVKSNHGLEAEILRLTNLRDRASEKGHRKDLRECVEKLQLLNSPEERKRRLEEVPVVNSDPKIDSTCEFDDNGEELNELLYNIEYTFVILSTLFHFNHSYGMLYFSDDSLTESYTDDKFKTKRSGFDTKEKDPISSGQGRDVLINGGSSALNHSTASLEQSKDNVEIIDLNGSYTLNNKVDPTDTGIDWSNQAVLGSELFSDALEVLTLGLSTGANQSVNDYEIEKIWHYRDPTGKVQGPFSMLHLRKWSASGMFPQELRIWRANEKQENSILLIDALTGQYCKEQLLPCNSHLPQEEVKGSSDDRGNDVDDRQNKSMMMNATAADGERVEESRNLEQDDLSRLREGNNEAVGSDGLGSHLSSCATLAVNSSEEHSGIFPEGWESFKANPIWPQAQVSSSLPTSVLPGNQNLLHHNSEEHGTERNSGQSNENMTPDCQTRNNQGCENLSEGEGQSGQSSGQNWRPPVTSPSNGWDPKAELESVVKSLGLFDEDQEEMPNQPTSTQKPSHESPEGQVAEKSQSPSIAPIQGAGVSWSPASSLVSGGAQLRKAAGDCFGYSSNPAKPAVEEWDSSLVSASSLRPANADIANDHAATPASISDQLTHSSSSHPQSNASSWHDLVPDPDEFSSLPDESVSDLLAEVEAMETLHRLSSHNMLNHGGEFREGSKTDCLSSVEEFSPAPEPGKGDALSSTADVHLTPQSNVTDESHVRGNAGVIDRGKRSKGHPSVSADMEGDAKHSDVSVNQFEANPDIQPHAPSTAGWDVAMTDVPWNARSESTNNWGAVPANAGMGGWEGGLEQGNGLMDWRPSQPTPPQVNTNMNLVTPPASLLGSYPRHGGGETLGSYSRHGGGGETLGSYPRHGGGERLTSPRDRGYHSRDSGVHRNRHSLHRQPFYGGSGYGGSQFRPPPKGQRVCKFFESGFCKKGTSCSYLHP; encoded by the exons ATGGAAGAGCGAGAAGCGCAAGCTTCGAGCTTTTATAAGCCATCGCTTGGAGATGAGGGAGGTGGTGGAGCGAGGTTTGACCAGTCGGTTAGGGAGCTTGAGTTGAAGCTTATGAACGTTGATCAATGCGAAACGATTGGGGACTTGGATGATTCTCAGTTAGTTGGAGCTTCGAATACGATCGTCGCTGTTTCTGCTGGAACTgatggtttgggtttgggtaaAGGTGGTTTGAATGAAGTGAAATTGGTGGAGAAGCGGAAGAGAGGTCGGCCGCCTAGAGGACAGGTCAAGGCGGCGGCTCCggtgaggaagaagaaagatgagGAGGATGTTTGTTTTATTTGCTTCGATGGTGGGAGTCTTGTGCTTTGTGATCGCCG GGGCTGCCCCAAGGCATATCACCCGGCGTGCATCAAGAGGGATGATGCATTTTTTCGATCAAGAGCTAAATGGAATTGTG GTTGGCATATATGTAGCACTTGCCAGAAAGCTTCACATTATATGTGTTATACTTGTACGTATTCTTTGTGTAAGGGATGTATTAAAGACGCCGATTATGTTTGTGTTCGAGGAAACAAAGGATTTTGTCAAACGTGCATGAGAACTATCATGCTGATTGAAAAGTTGAATGTAAATAAGGAATCG CCTCAAGTGGATTTTGATGATAAAAGTAGCTGGGAGTATCTTTTCAAAGTCTACTGGGTTCTTTTAAAAGATAAATTATCATTGAATATAGATGAGCTCTTGAAGGCTAAAAACCCATGGAAAGCTCCTCCACTTGTGATTTCTAATAGGATTTCTTCCTTCGAAAATTATTGTGGAAATGATGATAAAACTTTTGCTTCAGGCAACTCTTGTGCAGACCTTGTAGCCTCTAATGCTAAAAGAAGAAAATTCGAAAATGATCTTAATGTTGCACATGAGAATTGTTTGCCTGTTGACGAATCTGGCAGTGATATAGCAAAGCCTATTCAAGCAGAACCAAACTGGGCCTCGAAGGAGCTCCTGGAGTTTGTTGCTCATATGAGAAATGGTGATACTTCTTTGATGTCCCAGTTTGATGTCCAAACTTTACTGCTCGAGTATATAAAGAGAAACAAGCTTCGTGATCCTCGTCAAAAATGTCAAATTGTTTGTGATTCAAGGCTTTTGAACATGTTTGGTAAAGCGCGTGTTGGTCACTTTGAAATGCTAAAGCTTCTTGAATATCATTTTCTCATAAAAGAAGACTGTCCTGTGACCAATGCTATTATGAAGGAAATTGTTGATTCTGTTGGTAGCCAGATGGAGTCAGATCAGAACTGTCATAGTCAAATTACAATGAATAGTGATAAGAACACCAAGACACACAGTAGGATTAATGACATAGGATTGCCAACTAAACTAGATGCATATGCAGCAGTTGATATGCACAACATTAACTTAATTTACTTACGTCGAAATTTGTTGGAGAATCTAGTTGATGATGCTGAAAAATTCCACGAGAAGGTTGTTGGGTCAATTGTGCGAATAAGACTTCCTAGTAATGATCAAAAGCCAGATGTGCATAGGCTTGTCCGAGTagtag GAACCACTAAGAGTACAAAATCTTACAACATTGGCACGAAGGCAACTGATGTCATGCTTGAAATCATAAATTTGGATAAGAAGGAGCTTGTATCAATTGATGCAATTTCAAATCAGGAGTTCTCTCAG GATGAATGTGAACGTTTGCGTCAGAGTATTGAATTTGGGCTCAACAAGCGATTTACAGTT AGTGAGATCCAGGAAAAAGCAATGGACCTTCATGCAGTGAAATCAAATCAT GGGCTAGAGGCAGAGATATTGCGGCTTACTAATCTTCGTGACCGAGCTAGTGAAAAGGGACACCGAAAAGA TCTGAGAGAATGCGTGGAGAAATTACAGCTTCTGAATTCACCAGAGGAACGTAAGCGCAGACTGGAAGAGGTTCCCGTAGTGAACTCTGACCCGAAGATTGATTCAACCTGTGAGTTTGATGACAATGGTGAGGAATTAAATGAGCTCTTGTATAACATAGAATACACATTTGTTATTCTCTCAACTCTTTTTCACTTTAATCATTCTTATGGAATGTTATACTTCTCTGATGATAGTCTTACTGAATCATATACAGATGATAAATTCAAAACCAAAAGATCTGGCTTCGATACAAAGGAAAAGGATCCTATTTCTTCTGGACAAGGAAGGGATGTCTTGATTAACGGTGGAAGCAGTGCACTAAATCATTCAACCGCCTCTCTTGAGCAAAGCAAGGATAATGTAGAAATAATTGATCTAAATGGTTCGTATACCTTGAATAACAAGGTTGATCCTACTGATACAGGTATTGATTGGAGTAATCAAGCAGTGTTGGGGTCCGAATTATTCTCTGATGCATTGGAAGTTTTGACACTGGGTCTTTCCACAGGGGCAAATCAATCTGTTAATGATTATGAGATAGAGAAGATATGGCATTACCGGGACCCAACTGGGAAGGTTCAAGGTCCGTTCTCTATGCTACATTTGCGAAAATGGAGTGCAAGTGGAATGTTTCCTCAGGAGTTGAGGATATGGAGGGCGAATGAAAAACAAGAAAACTCAATACTTTTGATTGATGCATTGACTGGGCAGTACTGTAAAGAGCAGTTATTACCATGCAATAGCCATTTGCCACAGGAGGAAGTCAAGGGTTCTTCTGATGATAGAGGTAATGATGTGGATGACAGGCAAAACAAGAGCATGATGATGAATGCTACTGCAGCAGATGGTGAAAGAGTCGAGGAGAGCAGAAATCTTGAGCAGGATGACCTGAGTCGGCTTCGTGAGGGTAACAATGAAGCTGTAGGTAGTGATGGATTGGGCTCTCATTTGTCTAGCTGTGCTACTCTTGCGGTCAATTCCAGCGAGGAACATAGTGGAATTTTTCCAGAGGGCTGGGAATCATTTAAGGCTAATCCTATTTGGCCTCAGGCCCAAGTGAGTAGTTCGTTACCCACTTCTGTTTTGCCTGGGAATCAAAACTTGTTGCATCATAACAGTGAAGAACATGGAACTGAAAGAAACTCCGGTCAGAGCAATGAAAATATGACTCCGGATTGTCAAACTAGAAATAACCAGGGCTGTGAAAACCTATCTGAGGGTGAAGGTCAATCAGGTCAATCTTCTGGTCAGAACTGGAGACCTCCTGTAACTAGTCCTTCAAATGGCTGGGATCCCAAAGCTGAACTTGAGTCTGTGGTCAAATCACTTGGACTATTTGACGAAGACCAGGAGGAAATGCCAAATCAGCCCACTTCCACCCAAAAGCCAAGTCATGAGAGCCCAGAAGGTCAGGTTGCTGAAAAGTCTCAGTCTCCTTCAATTGCTCCCATTCAGGGTGCAGGTGTTAGCTGGAGCCCTGCTTCTAGTCTAGTTAGTGGTGGCGCACAGCTACGTAAAGCAGCTGGTGACTGTTTTGGATATTCCTCTAATCCAGCCAAACCTGCTGTTGAGGAATGGGACTCCAGTCTTGTCTCTGCATCTTCTCTTAGGCCAGCCAATGCCGACATTGCCAATGATCATGCTGCCACTCCAGCTTCAATTAGTGATCAACTTACACATTCTTCATCCTCTCATCCTCAATCTAATGCATCTAGTTGGCATGATTTAGTTCCTGATCCTGATGAATTCAGTTCTCTACCTGATGAATCCGTTTCAGATTTACTAGCCGAAGTTGAAGCTATGGAGACTCTACATCGTTTGTCTTCCCATAATATGCTAAACCATGGAGGTGAGTTTAGAGAGGGTTCTAAAACTGATTGTCTCAGTTCTGTTGAGGAATTTAGCCCAGCACCTGAGCCTGGAAAGGGTGATGCTTTGAGCTCCACAGCTGACGTACACTTAACTCCTCAATCTAATGTGACAGATGAATCACATGTTAGAGGTAATGCAGGTGTAATCGATCGTGGAAAGAGGTCTAAAGGGCATCCTTCGGTGAGTGCTGATATGGAAGGGGATGCGAAGCACAGTGATGTTTCAGTAAACCAATTTGAAGCAAACCCAGATATTCAACCACATGCACCATCAACAGCAGGTTGGGATGTGGCTATGACAGATGTCCCTTGGAATGCACGATCCGAAAGCACCAACAACTGGGGAGCAGTTCCTGCAAATGCAGGAATGGGGGGCTGGGAAGGAGGATTAGAGCAAGGAAATGGTCTTATGGATTGGCGTCCTAGTCAGCCAACACCACCACAGGTAAACACAAACATGAATTTGGTTACACCTCCGGCGAGCCTTTTGGGAAGCTATCCTAGACATGGTGGTGGAGAGACTTTGGGAAGCTATTCTAGACATGGTGGCGGTGGAGAGACTTTGGGAAGCTATCCTAGACATGGCGGTGGAGAGAGATTAACTAGTCCGAGAGATCGGGGTTATCACAGTAGGGATTCAGGTGTTCATAGGAATAGGCATTCCTTGCACAGGCAACCATTTTATGGTGGCAGCGGCTACGGAGGATCTCAGTTCAGGCCTCCCCCCAAAGGGCAACGAGTTTGTAAATTCTTCGAAAGTGGATTCTGCAAGAAAGGTACATCATGTAGTTACTTGCACCCATGA